The following coding sequences lie in one Gadus morhua chromosome 20, gadMor3.0, whole genome shotgun sequence genomic window:
- the col5a2a gene encoding collagen, type V, alpha 2a — MMGFVHLRTFLLLVVPVAQVLCQNSGDDQSCTADGQTYTNRDIWKPEPCRICVCDNGQVLCDEIQCEDLGECQRFSIPDGECCPICETGGSSGTNTGGGSTGQGSVDYGTVTRGPKGEPGDVPIVTGIRGRPGPMGPPGASGFRGDRGHKGRPGLRGPSGFDGEPGIPGQPGEPGPPGPQQHPGGLGAHMAGDSKSAGQHAMIPGSRGEAGTRGPPGPAGSPGASGPQGSPGDVGDSGHMGPPGQRGPEGPPGKPGEDGEAGKSGNSGEMGFPGSAGPRGFPGTPGPPGLKGHRGHGGIIGQKGETGTVGSKGATGPTGQLGAPGPMGPAGMPGERGRPGPGGAAGTKGPSGMLGKPGPLGPLGINGPPGYPGTPGMKGQAGPTGVRGPEGPQGQRGETGHLGRAGPIGLRGPMGTDGGPGAKGPVGNVGTGGPGGHLGPSGPPGPQGSTGQPGIKGQLGDLGVGGFKGEAGPKGESGPSGSQGVIGPQGEEGKRGPRGDSGSLGPIGPVGERGSPGNRGFPGADGLPGPKGALGDRGTSGVSGPKGAFGDLGRGGEPGLPGARGLTGTPGVQGAEGKPGPLGAAGEDGRPGPAGSIGNRGPAGTMGLPGPKGFNGDPGKTGEQGSAGVAGQRGPPGKDGEVGPAGPPGPSGVAGDRGEQGPPGVNGFQGLPGNQGPPGESGKPGDLGIPGELGAVGQIGPRGERGVPGERGELGSTGLQGPKGIPGSLGPDGPKGSPGPTGTLGDAGPPGLQGQSGERGISGSPGPKGDRGNIGEKGSEGTPGNDGARGAPGPVGPLGPSGPSGEKGEPGPKGPAGPYGSRGVHGARGDPGPTGAVGFAGPPGPDGQPGVKGEPGEPGQKGDAGSPGPQGLSGAHGPPGPSGVAGLKGGRGTQGAPGPTGFPGSAGKVGPPGPNGPIGEAGPLGAPGKEGPAGLRGDNGAPGRQGERGPAGPGGSSGDKGDSGEDGPTGPDGPPGPAGTTGQRGIVGLPGQRGERGMPGLPGAAGPPGKQGAAGTTGDKGPSGPLGVPGLNGPRGDPGPDGPAGSDGPPGKDGVLGQRGARGDPGPEGLLGSSGLPGTPGPVGATGGAGRRGDAGSRGPVGPPGSAGKRGLTGPQGPRGDKGDLGDHGERGQKGHRGFTGLQGLPGPPGTTGEQGTTGIIGPSGQRGPPGPIGPPGKEGYLGQPGPMGPPGTRGISGEIGPEGPPGEDGPPGLPGPPGPPTAAMEDMFGGHDYDSDSGPPPPPEFSEDEAMPVSNGSTIVPVDPGVQATLKALSSQIKSMKSPDGSKKHPARTCEDLKQCYPAKKSGEFWVDPNQGSAEDAIMVHCNMETGETCIAANPANIPRKSWWNTARNKPVWFGADMNRGSQFTYGNKDQSANSVTVQMTFIRLLSKEASQTITYHCKNSVAYKDAKTDNLKKALILKGSNDLELKAEGNNRFRYTVVEDKCTQANGNWGKTVFEYRTQKTARLPIVDVAPVDIGGPNQEFGIDIGPVCFL, encoded by the exons gtgACGACCAGAGCTGCACGGCGGACGGCCAGACGTACACCAACAGGGACATCTGGAAGCCGGAGCCATGTCGGATCTGCGTGTGCGACAATGGACAGGTGCTCTGCGACGAGATCCAGTGTGAAGACCTCGGGGAGTGCCAGCGCTTCAGCATCCCCGACGGGGAGTGCTGCCCCATCTGTGAGACCGGTGGCTCCAGCGGCACCAACACCGGTGGTGGCTCCACCGGGCAGGGTAGCGTTG ATTACGGCACGGTGACCAGG GGTCCGAAAGGAGAGCCTGGAGATGTGCCAATC GTGACAGGAATCAGAGGACGCCCTGGACCAATG GGTCCCCCAGGAGCCTCAGGATTCAGAGGAGACCGGGGCCACAAAGGAAGGCCT GGCTTGAGAGGACCGTCAGGTTTTGATGGAGAGCCAGGAATCCCGGGACAGCCTGGAGAGCCAGGACCACCAGGACCCCAACAGCACCCTGGG GGGCTCGGGGCTCATATGGCCGGAGACTCAAAGTCCGCTGGTCAGCACGCCATGATACCTGGCTCCAGG GGAGAGGCGGGAACAAGAGGACCCCCAGGACCAGCTGGTTCTCCG GGTGCATCTGGACCCCAGGGATCTCCTGGAGATGTTGGTGACTCAGGACACATG GGGCCACCAGGCCAGAGGGGCCCCGAAGGTCCACCAGGGAAACCAGGTGAAGAC GGTGAAGCAGGGAAGTCTGGAAACTCTGGAGAGATGGGATTCCCTGGCTCAGCT GGACCAAGAGGATTTCCAGGGACACCTGGACCTCCGGGATTGAAAGGACATAGA GGCCATGGTGGTATCATTGGCCAGAAGGGTGAAACAGGAACAGTTGGATCAAAG GGAGCTACTGGCCCCACTGGTCAGTTGGGAGCTCCGGGCCCCATG GGTCCAGCAGGAATGCCGGGCGAGAGAGGAAGACCCGGACCTGGAGGTGCCGCG GGGACGAAAGGTCCATCCGGTATGCTTGGGAAACCAGGCCCCCTG GGTCCATTGGGCATTAATGGACCTCCTGGTTATCCAGGAACCCCAGGAATGAAG GGTCAAGCTGGCCCCACAGGTGTGCGTGGTCCTGAAGGCCCCCAGGGACAAAGAGGAGAGACCGGTCACCTGGGAAGAGCAGGACCAATTGGTCTCAGA GGACCCATGGGAACTGACGGAGGCCCGGGAGCTAAAGGCCCAGTG GGCAATGTTGGTACCGGGGGCCCCGGTGGCCATCTTGGACCCTCCGGACCCCCTGGGCCCCAGGGAAGCACTGGTCAGCCAGGAATCAAGGGCCAGCTG GGTGATCTGGGTGTAGGAGGATTTAAAGGAGAAGCCGGGCCTAAGGGTGAATCT GGTCCTTCTGGATCTCAGGGGGTGATCGGACCCCAGGGTGAGGAGGGTAAACGCGGACCCAGGGGAGATTCCGGTTCTCTTGGACCTATTGGTCCCgttggtgagagg GGATCTCCTGGAAACAGAGGATTCCCTGGTGCTGATGGATTACCGGGACCTAAG GGTGCCCTTGGAGATCGTGGAACATCTGGTGTATCTGGCCCCAAAGGAGCGTTTGGTGACCTTGGTCGTGGTGGAGAACCTGGTCTGCCAGGTGCCAGG GGTCTGACTGGCACTCCTGGAGTCCAAGGAGCTGAGGGAAAGCCAGGACCTCTG GGCGCCGCCGGTGAGGATGGACGCCCTGGACCTGCAGGATCCATCGGGAACAGAGGTCCAGCTGGAACTATGGGACTGCCAGGACCCAAAGGCTTCAAT GGTGACCCAGGAAAGACAGGGGAACAAGGCTCTGCAGGAGTAGCAGGTCAGAGG GGTCCTCCAGGGAAAGACGGAGAGGTCGGACCAGCTGGCCCCCCAGGCCCGTCT GGTGTtgcaggagacagaggagagcaaGGACCACCAGGTGTCAATGGATTCCAG GGCTTGCCTGGAAACCAAGGACCACCGGGAGAATCTGGGAAACCAGGTGACCTG GGTATTCCCGGAGAGTTGGGAGCAGTGGGACAGATTGGACCAAGG GGAGAGCGCGGAGTTCCTGGTGAAAGAGGTGAACTCGGTTCAACCGGTCTTCAAGGACCCAAAGGAATCCCCGGATCTCTTGGTCCCGATGGACCCAAG GGTAGTCCTGGACCCACCGGGACCCTGGGAGACGCAGGACCCCCTGGTCTGCAGGGACAGTCTGGAGAGAGGGGTATCTCCGGATCACCGGGGCCCAAAGGCGACAGA GGTAATATCGGGGAAAAAGGATCCGAAGGTACACCTGGAAATGATGGTGCTAGG GGTGCTCCCGGACCTGTTGGCCCACTGGGACCCTCAGGCCCTAGCGGTGAAAAG GGGGAGCCCGGACCCAAAGGCCCAGCAGGGCCCTACGGTTCCCGAGGAGTCCAC GGAGCCAGAGGTGACCCTGGACCGACCGGAGCGGTGGGATTCGCCGGACCACCC GGCCCTGACGGCCAGCCTGGAGTGAAAGGAGAGCCTGGAGAGCCAGGTCAGAAGGGAGATGCTGGATCCCCAGGACCCCAGGGATTGTCTGGAGCTCACGGACCTCCA GGGCCCTCTGGTGTTGCTGGACttaaaggaggaagaggaactcAGGGTGCACCA GGTCCAACTGGATTCCCTGGATCAGCAGGAAAAGTTGGCCCACCAGGTCCCAAT GGTCCCATCGGTGAGGCTGGCCCACTGGGTGCCCCAGGTAAAGAGGGTCCAGCCGGTCTGCGTGGAGACAACGGAGCCCCAGGAAGACAGGGCGAGAGGGGCCCCGCAGGACCCGGCGGCAGCTCAGGAGACAAGGGAGACTCTGGAGAGGATGGACCCACG GGCCCCGATGGCCCTCCTGGTCCAGCTGGAACTACAGGACAGAGAGGCATCGTGGGACTTCCCGGGCAGAGAGGAGAACGTGGCATGCCTGGACTTCCAGGAGCTGCT GGTCCACCAGGAAAGCAGGGAGCAGCGGGTACAACTGGAGACAAAGGACCCTCTGGACCTTTGGGTGTTCCCGGTCTCAATGGACCCCGTGGCGATCCAGGTCCTGAT GGGCCTGCTGGATCTGACGGCCCACCGGGCAAGGACGGTGTTTTGGGACAAAGG ggcgCCAGAGGCGACCCCGGTCCTGAGGGGCTTCTGGGATCTTCGGGGCTTCCTGGTACCCCAGGTCCTGTGGGGGCAACCGgtggggcaggaaggagaggagacgcT GGCTCTAGAGGACCCGTGGGACCCCCTGGCTCTGCTGGAAAGAGGGGATTGACG GGACCACAAGGACCAAGAGGAGATAAGGGTGACCTTGGAGATcatggagagagaggtcagaaGGGACACCGTGGATTCACTGGTTTGCAGGGTCTGCCCGGACCTCCC GGTACAACTGGTGAACAGGGAACCACTGGTATCATCGGACCAAGTGGCCAAAGG GGACCTCCCGGACCCATTGGGCCACCAGGAAAGGAAGGATACCTTGGACAGCCAGGACCAATGGGACCTCCAGGAACACGTGGAATCAGTGGAGAGATCGGACCTGAG GGACCACCAGGAGAAGACGGCCCACCGGGACTCCCTGGCCCACCCGGACCCCCCACCGCCGCCATGGAAGACATGTTCGGAGGTCACGACTACGACTCCGACtccggcccccctcctcctcctgagttcAGCGAGGACGAGGCCATGCCCGTCAGCAACGGCTCCACCATCGTGCCGGTCGACCCCGGGGTACAGGCTACCCTGAAGGCTCTCAGCAGCCAGATCAAGAGCATGAAGAGCCCCGATGGCAGCAAGAAGCACCCGGCCAGGACCTGCGAAGATCTGAAACAGTGCTACCCTGCCAAGAAGAGCG GAGAATTCTGGGTGGATCCTAACCAGGGCAGCGCTGAGGACGCCATCATGGTGCACTGCAACATGGAGACCGGAGAGACCTGCATCGCAGCCAACCCCGCCAACATCCCCCGGAAGTCATGGTGGAACACTGCCAGGAACAAGCCTGTGTGGTTCGGAGCCGACATGAACCGAGGATCACAA TTCACCTACGGCAACAAAGACCAGTCGGCCAACTCTGTCACGGTCCAGATGACCTTCATCCGTCTGCTGTCTAAGGAGGCGTCCCAGACCATTACCTACCACTGCAAGAACTCTGTGGCCTACAAGGATGCCAAGACCGACAACCTGAAGAAGGCCCTGATCCTCAAGGGATCCAACGACCTGGAGCTGAAGGCAGAGGGCAACAACCGCTTTAGATACACCGTGGTGGAAGACAAATGCACG CAAGCCAACGGAAACTGGGGCAAGACAGTGTTTGAATACAGGACACAGAAAACCGCCAGACTTCCCATTGTGGATGTGGCTCCTGTGGACATTGGTGGCCCTAACCAAGAGTTCGGTATTGACATCGGGCCCGTGTGCTTCTTGTAG